A portion of the Acidisarcina polymorpha genome contains these proteins:
- a CDS encoding GNAT family N-acetyltransferase has product MSGASIHIRPAVLNDGPEIISMLQRLARYEGAATPPPLTESSLQRYVFGDSPAAHVLVAEGTTALVGFVLFFETFSSWAGGPTLHIGDLWVEEHARSRGVGRQLLQQAAHAFPGRRTDVYVVRSNTARTFYESCGFYEQQEWALFRKPSAE; this is encoded by the coding sequence GTGAGCGGGGCATCCATTCACATTCGGCCAGCCGTTTTGAACGACGGCCCTGAGATCATCTCCATGCTGCAACGACTGGCACGCTATGAAGGAGCGGCAACACCGCCGCCCCTTACAGAGTCATCTCTGCAACGGTATGTGTTTGGCGATTCGCCGGCCGCGCATGTCCTCGTGGCAGAAGGCACCACGGCATTGGTTGGCTTCGTCCTCTTCTTCGAGACATTCTCGAGCTGGGCCGGAGGGCCCACACTTCACATAGGAGACCTCTGGGTGGAAGAGCACGCGAGATCTCGCGGGGTTGGGCGCCAACTTCTTCAACAGGCCGCACATGCCTTCCCCGGTCGACGTACGGATGTGTACGTCGTACGCAGCAATACCGCACGCACCTTCTATGAGAGCTGTGGGTTCTACGAACAGCAAGAGTGGGCGCTCTTCCGGAAGCCCTCAGCAGAGTAA
- a CDS encoding GlxA family transcriptional regulator produces MHVVLYLPAAFYSAIASTLVETLQAVNQVRGEDVFTFEFVSKARLARSMSGITYPTKPRPTRQMDVLVLLTGVGTNATEAICALERQTEEAKSLVLLAQRQKAIIAATCGASYILANLGLLDGKKATISWWLKKEVRDRFPRVRWDAAQIILKDGRIYTTGAAFAGLELISKLLIDLGFAKEEGQVRKLMVLPPARTSQNPYEIAGLEESTSFEKQLRRVVKGNLSKVDIAFLANGLKTSPRTLSRRFIEELQTSPGKWIQEQRLNTAKTLLESTSLGVSEICIRVGYRDVASFGRLFTRTTGVTPGRYRREVHPRTLQR; encoded by the coding sequence ATGCATGTCGTTCTATATCTTCCGGCAGCCTTCTATTCCGCCATCGCGTCAACGCTGGTCGAAACCCTACAGGCGGTGAACCAGGTTCGCGGAGAGGACGTGTTCACTTTCGAGTTCGTGTCAAAGGCTCGGTTGGCCCGCTCCATGTCCGGAATCACCTATCCAACCAAGCCGCGTCCGACGCGCCAAATGGATGTTTTGGTGCTGCTGACAGGCGTCGGGACAAACGCCACTGAGGCGATCTGCGCTCTGGAACGACAGACTGAAGAGGCGAAGAGTCTGGTGTTGCTCGCCCAGAGACAGAAGGCTATCATCGCCGCAACGTGCGGGGCTTCGTACATTCTCGCTAACTTGGGATTGCTCGATGGGAAGAAAGCTACGATCTCCTGGTGGCTCAAGAAGGAAGTGCGTGATCGTTTTCCAAGGGTCAGGTGGGATGCGGCGCAAATCATCCTGAAGGATGGAAGGATCTACACAACGGGCGCAGCATTCGCCGGGCTGGAGCTAATCAGCAAGCTCCTGATCGACCTGGGATTTGCGAAAGAGGAAGGACAAGTCAGAAAGTTGATGGTCCTTCCGCCCGCGCGAACATCTCAAAACCCTTATGAGATAGCCGGGCTGGAAGAGTCAACATCGTTCGAGAAGCAGCTTCGCCGAGTCGTGAAGGGGAATCTCTCTAAAGTGGACATAGCGTTTCTAGCGAATGGGTTGAAGACCTCACCCAGGACGCTCTCTCGAAGATTCATCGAGGAATTGCAGACCTCACCGGGGAAATGGATTCAGGAGCAGAGATTGAACACAGCCAAAACGCTGCTTGAGTCAACATCACTCGGCGTCTCCGAAATTTGTATCCGTGTCGGGTATCGTGATGTCGCTTCGTTCGGGAGACTATTCACCAGAACCACCGGTGTCACACCGGGCAGGTATCGCCGAGAGGTTCACCCGCGGACTTTGCAACGCTAG
- the ftrA gene encoding transcriptional regulator FtrA has protein sequence MPLNKDTKVATVVYDGLCTFEFGVAVEAFGLPRPELDGWYDFSVMACEPGPIRAVGGIVVVPQYHTLKKLKAANMIVIPGWRNFSEKPPQALLNALRKASQRGVRIVSLCSGVFVLAAAGLLDGRSATTHWKYAEKLQRDYPMIHVKPHILYIEDRGVFTSAGSAAAIDLCLHISRRDHGTKIGNAVARRLVVQPHREGGQKQFIDSPMGDEDSPWFAELLVWVHKRIKRNIAVNEMAAKLNMSPRTFARKFESAVGESPGRWILSVRIRRAKDLLETTQLSLEEVAHRCGFSDAALMRHHFVRRVGTTPSTYRRDFNTKLKAPGLHKE, from the coding sequence ATGCCGCTCAACAAGGACACTAAAGTCGCCACCGTTGTATACGACGGTCTCTGCACATTTGAATTCGGTGTTGCCGTGGAAGCGTTTGGTCTGCCGCGACCGGAGCTTGATGGCTGGTACGATTTTTCCGTAATGGCTTGTGAACCGGGACCAATCCGGGCTGTTGGTGGCATCGTTGTCGTACCCCAATACCACACGTTGAAGAAGCTTAAAGCCGCGAACATGATTGTGATTCCCGGCTGGCGCAACTTCAGTGAGAAGCCGCCTCAAGCTCTTCTCAATGCTCTGCGGAAAGCGTCCCAGCGAGGAGTCCGCATCGTTTCGCTATGCTCTGGCGTGTTTGTTCTTGCCGCTGCCGGCCTGTTGGACGGACGCAGCGCAACGACGCACTGGAAGTACGCAGAAAAGCTGCAGCGCGACTATCCTATGATCCACGTGAAACCGCATATCCTCTACATTGAAGACCGCGGTGTGTTCACATCAGCGGGCAGTGCTGCGGCAATCGATCTATGTCTCCACATCAGTCGGCGAGACCACGGCACGAAGATCGGCAATGCCGTGGCGCGACGACTCGTTGTACAGCCACACCGTGAGGGCGGACAGAAACAGTTCATCGACAGTCCCATGGGCGACGAAGACAGTCCGTGGTTTGCGGAACTTCTGGTCTGGGTACACAAACGAATCAAACGCAACATTGCTGTGAACGAGATGGCTGCAAAACTTAATATGAGTCCCCGAACATTCGCACGAAAGTTCGAATCTGCAGTTGGTGAAAGCCCCGGCCGCTGGATTCTATCTGTACGCATCCGTAGGGCGAAAGACCTACTGGAAACAACACAACTTTCTCTGGAGGAGGTCGCGCATCGCTGTGGGTTCAGTGATGCCGCTTTGATGCGACACCATTTTGTCCGTCGTGTGGGAACAACACCCAGCACCTATCGGCGAGACTTCAATACAAAGTTGAAGGCACCTGGGCTCCATAAGGAATAG
- a CDS encoding zinc-dependent alcohol dehydrogenase family protein codes for MKAWVLEGIGLDNLKMTDVPVQDPRDHEVLIRVAAVSLNFRDKLLVEGLYNPNLQFPMIQVADTVGRVIQTGASVSRFKVGDRVITNYATRWIDGSPNVDEVVHTLGNTIPGGLAEYLTLNEAVLVLAPDYLTDEEASTLPVGALTAWNALVGKGGLQKGQTVLVQGTGGVSIFGLQFAVSMGATVFVTSSSDDKLERVKALGAHEGINYVRTPAWHTEALRVTEGRGLDHILEVAGGKSLGQSLEAIKPAGNIAVIGILDGFTSEISIFQLLQKQAIIQGMVTGSRASFERMNAYLAESKIRPVIDAIYSFEDARAAYDHLYRGAFGKIVVRVEGD; via the coding sequence GTGAAGGCATGGGTATTGGAAGGTATTGGTCTCGACAATCTGAAGATGACTGATGTTCCTGTGCAGGACCCACGAGATCATGAGGTCCTGATTCGTGTTGCTGCAGTTTCGCTGAACTTCCGAGACAAGTTGCTCGTGGAAGGACTCTATAACCCCAACCTGCAGTTTCCCATGATCCAGGTTGCCGACACCGTCGGGCGGGTCATACAAACGGGAGCGAGCGTCTCGCGCTTCAAAGTTGGCGACCGCGTCATCACGAACTACGCGACGAGATGGATCGATGGCTCTCCGAATGTGGATGAAGTGGTGCACACACTCGGCAACACAATTCCTGGCGGCTTGGCGGAATATCTGACCCTAAATGAAGCCGTTTTGGTTCTCGCTCCCGACTATCTAACAGACGAAGAAGCATCGACGCTCCCCGTTGGGGCCCTCACCGCCTGGAACGCACTGGTCGGGAAAGGAGGTCTTCAGAAGGGGCAGACCGTCCTGGTTCAGGGCACGGGTGGGGTTTCTATCTTCGGATTGCAATTTGCGGTCTCAATGGGCGCGACAGTCTTCGTGACATCCAGTAGTGATGACAAGCTGGAACGCGTCAAGGCGCTGGGCGCGCACGAGGGAATAAATTATGTCCGGACCCCTGCATGGCACACGGAGGCACTCCGCGTGACGGAGGGACGTGGTCTCGACCACATTCTTGAAGTTGCCGGAGGAAAGAGCCTAGGGCAGTCTTTGGAGGCGATCAAGCCCGCGGGAAACATTGCGGTGATCGGCATTCTTGACGGATTCACATCGGAGATTTCGATCTTCCAGTTATTGCAGAAGCAGGCGATCATTCAGGGCATGGTTACAGGCTCACGAGCGTCGTTCGAAAGAATGAACGCATACCTCGCCGAAAGCAAGATACGTCCGGTGATTGACGCCATCTATTCGTTTGAAGACGCCCGCGCAGCCTACGACCACCTGTATCGCGGCGCGTTCGGAAAAATTGTGGTCCGTGTTGAGGGCGACTAG
- a CDS encoding rhodanese-like domain-containing protein yields the protein MPDARYTDGKEPMTTMNTPSIFKPKESSRIRDVAPAASDKALEHFRNRLTFETDCADVYAAQHSGTVDFVLLDVRNAQSFAKGHLPGAINIPTLNLTEARLSEFISDTVFVVYCAGPHCNGANKAALRLATLNRSVKEMIGGALGWVDEGFELVTE from the coding sequence ATGCCCGATGCTAGGTATACCGATGGAAAGGAACCGATGACAACGATGAACACGCCTTCGATCTTCAAGCCCAAAGAAAGCAGCCGTATTCGCGACGTAGCACCTGCTGCCTCAGACAAAGCACTGGAACACTTCCGCAACAGGCTGACGTTTGAAACGGATTGCGCCGATGTGTATGCAGCGCAGCATAGCGGAACTGTCGACTTTGTGCTGCTGGACGTACGGAACGCACAAAGCTTCGCCAAGGGGCATCTCCCAGGCGCCATCAACATTCCCACGCTGAACCTGACCGAAGCCCGTCTCAGTGAGTTCATCTCTGATACTGTCTTCGTGGTTTACTGCGCCGGCCCACACTGCAATGGTGCGAACAAGGCGGCACTGCGGCTTGCAACATTGAACCGCTCGGTGAAGGAGATGATCGGCGGCGCGCTTGGCTGGGTGGATGAAGGTTTTGAACTGGTGACGGAGTGA
- a CDS encoding IS3 family transposase (programmed frameshift) has product MSKSRHTEAQIITALKQVEAGRTAEDVAREQGVSKHTIYAWKAKYGGMEVSEAEEVKHLRDENSRLKKLVADLSLDKDMLQSVIKKKLPGLVERRAEVRRLLAEFKASERQVCELMAVPRSSGRYRSQRDDSPLQERLRELAREHPRFGYRRLHLYLHEEMGVNHKKVQRVYRELGLTVKRTRRKHLRRTLQPRPVLTVPNQEWALDFASDVTAAGQRIRVLGVLDSFTRQCLALEVATSFPSRRVTRVLERAIAAYGKPQSIRSDNGPELTSRHYLAWAIEWKIDLLHIQPGKPTQNGAMESFNGKLRDECLNTSWFWNLFDARRKITAWRTEYNSRRPHSSLGYRTPDEFARQWQAASLSEAKSMAVDQPYQGDPDGLRFAPALTRLLHSQEIST; this is encoded by the exons ATGAGCAAGAGTCGTCATACGGAGGCGCAGATCATCACCGCGCTGAAGCAGGTTGAGGCGGGGCGCACCGCCGAGGATGTTGCGCGGGAACAAGGTGTGAGTAAGCACACGATCTATGCCTGGAAGGCCAAGTACGGGGGCATGGAGGTGAGCGAGGCGGAAGAGGTCAAGCACCTGCGCGATGAGAACTCGCGGTTGAAGAAGCTGGTCGCCGATCTCAGCCTCGACAAGGACATGCTGCAATCGGTGATAA AGAAAAAACTCCCTGGGCTCGTAGAACGAAGGGCAGAAGTGAGGCGCTTGCTGGCAGAGTTCAAGGCCAGCGAGCGCCAGGTCTGCGAGCTGATGGCGGTGCCGAGATCGAGTGGCCGTTATCGAAGCCAGAGAGATGACAGCCCGCTTCAGGAACGGCTGCGGGAACTGGCGCGGGAGCATCCGCGCTTTGGCTACCGGCGTCTGCATTTGTACTTGCATGAGGAGATGGGCGTGAACCACAAGAAGGTGCAGCGCGTGTATCGCGAGCTGGGTCTTACCGTGAAGCGGACACGGCGCAAGCATCTGCGGCGGACGCTTCAGCCACGGCCCGTGCTGACGGTGCCCAACCAGGAGTGGGCTCTGGACTTTGCCAGCGACGTTACGGCGGCGGGCCAGCGCATCCGCGTCTTGGGTGTCCTCGACAGCTTCACCCGGCAGTGTCTGGCGTTGGAGGTCGCTACCAGCTTCCCCAGCCGGCGCGTCACCCGCGTGCTCGAACGGGCGATCGCGGCATACGGAAAGCCGCAATCGATTCGCAGTGACAATGGACCCGAACTAACCTCTCGCCACTACCTGGCGTGGGCCATCGAATGGAAGATCGATCTGCTGCACATCCAGCCGGGCAAGCCGACGCAGAACGGAGCCATGGAGAGCTTCAACGGAAAGCTGCGCGACGAATGCCTCAACACAAGCTGGTTCTGGAACCTGTTCGATGCCAGGAGGAAGATCACGGCTTGGAGGACGGAATATAACTCGCGCCGCCCCCACAGCTCGCTTGGCTACAGAACGCCGGACGAGTTCGCGCGGCAGTGGCAGGCTGCTTCGCTTTCAGAAGCAAAGAGTATGGCTGTGGACCAGCCGTATCAAGGCGACCCTGACGGGCTCCGCTTCGCTCCGGCCCTGACACGGCTGCTCCACAGCCAAGAGATCTCTACCTAA